From Mobula hypostoma chromosome 8, sMobHyp1.1, whole genome shotgun sequence, the proteins below share one genomic window:
- the pcna gene encoding proliferating cell nuclear antigen, giving the protein MFEARLVQGSILKKVLEALKDLITEACWDISSTGISLQSMDSSHVSLVQLTLRSDGFDTYRCDRNLSMGVNLSSMSKILKCAGNEDIITLRAEDNADTLALVFESQNQEKVSDYEMKLMDLDVEQLGIPEQEYSCVVKMPSGEFARICRDLSQIGDAVVISCAKDGVKFSASGELGTGNVKLSQTSNVDKEEEAVTIEMNEPVQLTFALRYLNFFTKATPLSPTVTLSMSADIPLVVEYKIADMGHIKYYLAPKIEDEEAS; this is encoded by the exons ATGTTCGAGGCTCGCTTGGTACAGGGTAGCATCCTGAAGAAGGTGCTAGAGGCCCTGAAGGATCTGATCACCGAAGCTTGTTGGGACATCAGCTCGACCGGCATCAGCCTGCAGTCCATGGACAGTTCGCACGTCTCCCTGGTTCAGCTCACCCTTCGCAGCGACGGGTTCGACACATACCGTTGCGACAGAAATCTATCCATGGGGGTAAATCTCAGCAG CATGTCCAAAATTCTTAAATGTGCTGGCAATGAGGATATCATCACACTGAGAGCAGAGGACAACGCAGACACACTGGCGCTGGTGTTCGAATCACAGA ATCAGGAGAAGGTGTCTGATTATGAGATGAAGCTGATGGACTTGGATGTTGAGCAGCTTGGAATTCCA GAGCAGGAgtacagctgtgtggtgaaaatgcCATCCGGTGAATTTGCCCGGATCTGCCGGGACCTGAGTCAGATTGGTGATGCCGTTGTGATCTCCTGCGCCAAGGATGGTGTGAAGTTCTCCGCCAGTGGTGAACTGGGTACGGGCAACGTTAAGCTGTCACAGACCAGCAACGTGGATAAAGAGGAGGAGGCG GTGACCATTGAGATGAACGAGCCTGTGCAACTGACTTTTGCCCTACGGTATCTGAACTTCTTCACAAAAGCGACTCCCCTCTCGCCGACAGTCACACTCAGCATGTCAGCGGACATTCCTCTAG TGGTGGAGTACAAGATTGCAGACATGGGGCACATCAAGTATTACTTGGCACCCaagattgaagatgaagaggCTTCCTAA